The proteins below are encoded in one region of Pseudonocardia sp. DSM 110487:
- a CDS encoding cysteine dioxygenase family protein, with protein MLLHAPTPLALGDLTALTREVAAEVRAGRHPVHVDPERRWYRLLRSDEYLDVWLISWATEQTAELHDHAGSLGALTVVSGSLVEQRWAGNGLRSRRVRAGRSLGFPLGHVHDVGNTEPTPAVSVHAYSPPLTAMSYYAVEPGARLRRTRSVLVESGSSEGVG; from the coding sequence GTGCTGCTGCACGCCCCCACACCGCTCGCGCTCGGTGATCTCACCGCCCTGACCCGCGAGGTCGCCGCCGAAGTGCGCGCGGGCCGCCACCCCGTCCACGTCGACCCGGAGCGGCGCTGGTACCGGCTGCTGCGCAGCGACGAGTACCTCGACGTGTGGCTGATCAGCTGGGCCACCGAGCAGACCGCGGAGCTGCACGACCACGCAGGCTCGCTCGGCGCGCTGACGGTCGTGTCCGGCAGCCTCGTCGAACAGCGCTGGGCCGGGAACGGGCTGCGTTCGCGGCGGGTGCGCGCCGGGCGCAGCCTCGGCTTCCCGCTGGGGCACGTGCACGACGTCGGCAACACCGAGCCGACGCCCGCGGTATCGGTGCACGCGTACTCTCCTCCGCTGACCGCGATGTCGTATTACGCGGTCGAACCGGGCGCGCGGTTGCGTCGCACCCGCAGCGTGCTGGTGGAGTCGGGTTCGTCGGAGGGAGTGGGATGA
- a CDS encoding rhodanese-like domain-containing protein: MTTVNDLLAAARARLDRPDPHRAAELVRHGAFLVDTRPGWQRAEEGELPGALVIERNHIEWRLDPTSDARIPEAVDHDVTWILVCSEGYSSSLAAASLQDLGLHNATDLDGGYRAWKAAFAATSVAE; the protein is encoded by the coding sequence ATGACCACCGTGAACGACCTGCTCGCGGCGGCCCGCGCGCGGCTCGACCGGCCGGACCCGCACCGCGCGGCGGAGTTGGTGCGCCACGGCGCGTTCCTCGTCGACACCCGCCCCGGATGGCAGCGCGCGGAGGAGGGTGAGCTGCCGGGTGCGCTGGTGATCGAGCGCAACCACATCGAGTGGCGGCTCGATCCCACGTCCGATGCCCGCATCCCGGAGGCCGTCGACCACGACGTGACGTGGATCCTCGTGTGCTCGGAGGGCTACAGCTCCAGCCTCGCCGCGGCCTCGCTCCAGGACCTCGGGCTGCACAACGCCACCGACCTCGACGGCGGCTACCGCGCCTGGAAGGCGGCGTTCGCCGCAACCTCGGTGGCCGAGTAG
- a CDS encoding MarR family winged helix-turn-helix transcriptional regulator, whose amino-acid sequence MPIADDAVEVRAQGWRTLAALHGRLEEALEKALQSEFDLSVVEYTVLDTLARQDGWHMRMQQLSRAAALSHSATTRLVNRLENRDLLSRYLCADDRRGIYSQITEEGRALLERARPVHDATLKEALDAAGSVPELGRLVELFRA is encoded by the coding sequence ATGCCGATCGCCGACGATGCCGTCGAGGTCCGTGCGCAGGGCTGGCGCACGCTCGCCGCGCTGCACGGCCGGCTGGAGGAGGCGCTGGAGAAGGCGCTGCAGTCGGAGTTCGACCTGTCGGTGGTCGAGTACACGGTGCTGGACACCCTCGCCCGCCAGGACGGGTGGCACATGCGCATGCAGCAGCTCTCCCGCGCAGCCGCGCTCTCCCACAGCGCCACCACGAGGCTGGTCAACCGTCTGGAGAACCGCGACCTGCTCAGCCGCTACCTCTGCGCCGACGACCGACGCGGGATCTACAGCCAGATCACCGAGGAGGGTCGGGCGCTGCTCGAACGGGCCCGTCCGGTGCACGACGCCACGCTGAAGGAAGCGCTCGACGCCGCAGGGAGCGTTCCCGAGCTCGGCAGGCTCGTCGAGCTGTTCCGGGCCTGA
- a CDS encoding MFS transporter, whose amino-acid sequence MPLALLALAISAFAIGTTEFVPTGLLPEIAAEFGVDIPAAGLLISGYALGVFVGAPLLTAAATRLRRKPVLLGLLALFVIGNIGSALAADYALMMVSRIVASLCHGAFFGVGSVVAAGLVAPTRRAAAIAMMFTGLTLSNVLGVPLGTLLGQTFGWRSTFWVVAALGVIGALGVLALVPDRPADPSANLRAELSAFRRPQVWLALGMTALGFGGVFASFTYVAPLMVDVAGFPSSALTWLVLLFGAGLVVGNLVGARLADRALMPSIVGAIAALAVVLAAFTVTVRAPVPAAVTLFLVGVAAFATVPGLQARVLDAAGTAGTMASAVNIGAFNLGNAVGAWLGGLVIGAGLGFPAVNGVGAAMAAAGLAVALVSVALERRRVPVPA is encoded by the coding sequence ATGCCCCTCGCCCTGCTGGCACTCGCCATCAGCGCCTTCGCCATCGGGACCACGGAGTTCGTCCCGACCGGCCTGCTCCCCGAGATCGCCGCCGAATTCGGCGTCGACATACCCGCCGCGGGCCTGCTGATCTCCGGCTACGCGCTCGGCGTCTTCGTCGGGGCGCCGCTGCTCACCGCGGCGGCGACGCGGCTGCGCCGCAAGCCCGTGCTGCTCGGCCTGCTCGCGCTGTTCGTCATCGGCAACATCGGATCCGCGCTGGCCGCCGACTACGCGCTGATGATGGTCAGCCGGATCGTCGCCTCGCTGTGCCACGGCGCGTTCTTCGGCGTCGGGTCGGTGGTCGCGGCCGGCCTCGTCGCCCCCACCCGCCGGGCCGCCGCCATCGCGATGATGTTCACCGGCCTGACTCTGTCGAACGTGCTCGGCGTCCCGCTCGGCACGCTGCTGGGCCAGACGTTCGGCTGGCGCAGCACGTTCTGGGTCGTCGCCGCGCTGGGCGTGATCGGAGCGCTGGGCGTGCTCGCGCTCGTGCCCGACCGCCCCGCCGACCCGTCCGCGAACCTGCGCGCCGAGCTCTCGGCCTTCCGCCGCCCCCAGGTGTGGTTGGCACTGGGCATGACCGCGCTCGGGTTCGGCGGCGTCTTCGCGTCATTCACCTACGTCGCGCCGCTGATGGTCGACGTCGCGGGCTTCCCGTCGAGCGCGCTCACCTGGCTCGTGCTCCTGTTCGGGGCCGGGCTGGTCGTCGGCAATCTCGTGGGCGCGCGGCTCGCCGACCGGGCGCTCATGCCGTCGATCGTCGGGGCGATCGCGGCACTGGCGGTCGTGCTCGCCGCCTTCACCGTGACGGTGCGGGCGCCGGTGCCCGCCGCCGTCACCCTGTTCCTGGTGGGCGTCGCCGCGTTCGCGACGGTGCCGGGCCTGCAGGCGCGGGTCCTGGACGCCGCGGGCACCGCAGGGACGATGGCCTCCGCGGTCAACATCGGCGCCTTCAACCTCGGCAACGCCGTCGGCGCATGGCTCGGCGGTCTGGTGATCGGCGCCGGGCTCGGGTTCCCCGCCGTGAACGGCGTCGGCGCGGCCATGGCGGCCGCCGGGCTCGCCGTCGCCCTCGTCTCCGTGGCGCTGGAGCGGCGCCGCGTCCCCGTCCCCGCATGA
- a CDS encoding SDR family oxidoreductase: MTRTALVVGARGVIGGTLAEHLAGLPDWDVVGLSRRGGPAGGPVRHVAADLFDPASVRDAFRAHPGITHVFYAAYQDRPTWSELVEPNVTMLRTVLDVAAESAPDLQHISLMQGYKVYGAHLGPFSTPARESDPPHMPPEFNVDQQHLVEERAAAAGWTWSAIRPSVVAGFGLGNPMNLGVVLAVYASISKELGVPLRFPGKPGAYDALLELTDAGLLAEATVWAATDPRCANEAFNIANGDLFRWNRMWPVVADAFGLEVAPPLPMSLRDVMADKEPVWDAMVARHGLAPTPYADVSSWAFGDFVLSWDYDMFADTSKSRRFGFHRYVDTEAMLLGLFDDLRKRRIIPE, from the coding sequence ATGACCAGGACCGCACTCGTCGTCGGGGCGCGCGGCGTCATCGGCGGCACGCTCGCCGAGCACCTCGCCGGCCTCCCCGACTGGGACGTCGTCGGCCTGTCCCGCCGCGGCGGCCCGGCAGGCGGCCCGGTCCGCCACGTCGCGGCCGACCTGTTCGACCCCGCCTCCGTGCGGGACGCCTTCCGCGCCCACCCCGGCATCACCCACGTGTTCTATGCGGCTTACCAGGACCGGCCGACGTGGTCGGAGCTGGTGGAGCCGAACGTGACGATGCTGCGCACCGTGCTCGACGTGGCCGCGGAGAGCGCCCCAGACCTGCAGCACATCAGCCTCATGCAGGGCTACAAGGTCTACGGTGCCCACCTCGGCCCGTTCTCGACGCCTGCGCGGGAGAGCGACCCGCCGCACATGCCGCCGGAGTTCAACGTCGACCAGCAGCACCTCGTGGAGGAGCGTGCGGCCGCCGCCGGGTGGACCTGGTCGGCGATCCGGCCGTCGGTGGTGGCGGGCTTCGGGCTCGGCAACCCGATGAACCTCGGGGTGGTCCTCGCGGTGTACGCGTCGATCAGCAAGGAGCTGGGCGTGCCGCTGAGGTTCCCCGGCAAGCCGGGTGCCTACGACGCGCTGCTGGAGCTGACCGACGCCGGCCTGCTCGCCGAGGCCACGGTGTGGGCGGCCACCGACCCGCGCTGCGCGAACGAAGCGTTCAACATCGCCAACGGCGACCTCTTCCGCTGGAACCGCATGTGGCCGGTGGTCGCCGACGCGTTCGGGCTGGAGGTGGCGCCGCCGCTGCCGATGTCGCTGCGGGACGTGATGGCGGACAAGGAGCCGGTGTGGGACGCGATGGTGGCCCGCCACGGGCTCGCCCCGACCCCGTACGCGGACGTGTCGTCGTGGGCGTTCGGCGACTTCGTCCTGTCATGGGACTACGACATGTTCGCCGACACGTCGAAGTCGCGCCGGTTCGGCTTCCACCGATACGTCGACACCGAGGCCATGCTGCTCGGTCTCTTCGACGATCTGCGGAAGCGGCGGATCATCCCCGAGTAG